A stretch of Henckelia pumila isolate YLH828 chromosome 4, ASM3356847v2, whole genome shotgun sequence DNA encodes these proteins:
- the LOC140860697 gene encoding uncharacterized protein, with protein sequence MSNITKLALDLSEKNYLSWILDAEIHLVSMNLGDTIKGNKKFQQDRAKALIFLRHHLNDGLKAEYLTVKEPHDLWKSLYERFDHQRTIVLPRARYEWMHLRLQDFKSVSDYNSTLFEISSTLIFCGEKVTDQYMLEKTFSTFHASNVLLQQQYCERGFKKYSELISCLLVAEQNNDLLMKNHQLRPTGFTQFPEANGTTFLEANANSAQNHNNESMRGRGQIRNYHQ encoded by the coding sequence ATGTCGAACATCACCAAACTTGCACTAGATTTGtctgaaaaaaattatttgtcatGGATTCTGGATGCCGAGATCCACCTTGTCTCTATGAATTTAGGGGATACAATCAAAGGAAATAAAAAGTTCCAGCAGGATCGTGCAAAAGCACTCATTTTCCTTCGTCATCATCTCAACGATGGGTTGAAAGCTGAGTATCTCACTGTGAAAGAGCCACATGACCTTTGGAAAAGTCTATATGAAAGATTTGACCATCAAAGAACTATTGTTCTTCCAAGAGCTCGATACGAATGGATGCATCTACGATTACAAGATTTCAAGTCTGTAAGTGATTATAATTCTACATTATTTGAGATCAGTTCCACACTAATATTTTGTGGAGAGAAAGTCACTGATCAATACATGTTAGAAAAGACATTCtccacttttcatgcatcaaatGTGCTCTTGCAGCAGCAATATTGTGAACGTGGATTCAAAAAGTACTCCGAGCTAATATCTTGCTTACTAGTTGCCGAACAAAATAATGATTTGCTCATGAAAAATCACCAATTGCGCCCAACTGGATTTACAcaatttcctgaagcaaatggaACTACATTTCTTGAAGCAAATGCTAACTCGgctcaaaatcataacaatgaGAGCATGCGTGGGCGTGGCCAAATAAGAAACTATCATCAATAA
- the LOC140867607 gene encoding uncharacterized protein, which produces MAETSSKPLENGGNSPHSHHEAFFFPRLSYRENSISPTPNGDGSFRVLYYGGAGSVPFTWESRPGTPKQTSDDRPRAPPLTPPPSYQLGNPRKKHHRHHPRSSKICKSIFSRNGGSSNKSDVVVPTFSPSSSQSSSSHSLPSPPPKGRYPSAAGIGLGRYEPEPESISPSSTLCFGPRCSGDSRMFWDYYDPIKNVKKMVLSIVGHAKNN; this is translated from the coding sequence ATGGCGGAAACCAGCTCCAAGCCCCTCGAAAATGGCGGAAACTCTCCCCACTCCCACCACGAAGCCTTCTTCTTCCCCAGGCTCTCGTACAGAGAGAACTCCATCTCTCCCACCCCCAACGGCGACGGATCTTTCCGGGTCCTGTACTACGGCGGCGCCGGCTCGGTTCCGTTCACGTGGGAGTCTCGCCCGGGAACTCCCAAGCAGACTTCCGACGACCGCCCGCGCGCGCCGCCGCTCACTCCACCTCCGTCGTACCAGCTCGGCAACCCACGGAAGAAGCACCACCGCCATCATCCCAGAAGCTCCAAGATCTGCAAGTCCATATTCTCAAGAAACGGAGGATCTTCGAATAAATCCGACGTCGTCGTGCCCACTTTCTCCCCCTCTTCGTCTCAGTCGTCTTCCTCGCACTCGCTGCCGTCCCCGCCGCCGAAGGGCCGCTACCCATCGGCCGCCGGAATCGGGCTGGGTCGTTACGAGCCCGAGCCCGAGTCGATATCCCCTTCTTCGACGCTGTGCTTCGGGCCGAGATGTAGCGGGGATTCGAGGATGTTTTGGGATTACTATGATCCGAtcaagaatgtgaagaagatggTGCTGTCCATTGTTGGGCATGCAAAGAAtaattaa
- the LOC140867505 gene encoding transcription factor bHLH93-like, with product MVSRERKREALLHDKLQRLRAITHSHAMNEASIVLDASNYIKELKHKVDRLNQDIETAQSSSTRIDPWPQVTVEELEKCFLVNVQALKSCPGLLVYILETFEELGLTVVEARVSCADNFHLQAIGGENEEDEERINAQRVKRRISNAIKNWIENNE from the exons ATGGTTTCCAGGGAGCGAAAGAGAGAAGCACTTCTTCATGATAAGCTGCAGCGTCTTCGTGCTATTACTCATTCTCATGCA ATGAACGAAGCCTCAATAGTATTGGATGCATCAAATTATATCAAAGAGTTGAAGCATAAAGTGGACAGACTCAACCAAGACATAGAAACTGCACAAAGTTCAAGCACTCGCATCGATCCATGGCCA CAAGTAACCGTAGAAGAGCTAGAGAAGTGCTTTTTAGTAAATGTTCAGGCATTGAAAAGCTGCCCGGGGCTTCTGGTTTACATATTGGAAACATTTGAAGAGCTAGGCCTCACTGTTGTGGAAGCTAGGGTTTCTTGTGCTGATAACTTCCATTTACAAGCCATTGGTGGAGAA aatgaagaagatgaagaaagaATTAACGCTCAGAGGGTGAAACGAAGAATCTCGAACGCTATCAAGAATTGGATTGAAAATAATGAATAA
- the LOC140866875 gene encoding uncharacterized protein: MSAFMAARKKQKLASSSVGYDKFRFLSAEASDNYMEFLCKDLVEERGIDLSSAKDAPLLSAVKARGWGELIRPPAHAIGPLVREFYANLKERHENFRVLVRGKMVPFDSRTINDVYHVPDIENDEYTEFLSKNLDYVEVIGMLVRALATEVVNNPRLDFMHFYREWCNFVTAALMPSSHVSVLTKERAALVFALITGKSINVGRVIQDSILNSVQSATVRELPHPSLITSLCERAGVSWVKDEAILEPQNTILGVQRPVVSEGQDMPLKGPSPSRSASAPPIHTPLPAHLNLHERVTLIEQSMRNQRRQFDAFCQRVDNYMAYFMEFNSSLVQMFVVCGLNIGPNAVQFPQTPTLPSYPPDDEENDDH; the protein is encoded by the coding sequence ATGAGTGCTTTCATGGCCGCAAGAAAAAAGCAAAAACTCGCTTCATCCTCCGTTGGATACGACAAATTTCGATTTTTGAGCGCAGAAGCCTCAGACAATTACATGGAATTCCTCTGTAAGGATTTGGTTGAAGAGCGTGGCATAGATTTGTCATCAGCCAAAGACGCCCCTCTTCTTTCGGCTGTAAAAGCTCGGGGTTGGGGAGAACTGATCAGGCCTCCTGCGCATGCAATTGGGCCTCTTGTTCGGGAGTTCTATGCCAATCTGAAGGAGAGGCATGAGAATTTTCGAGTCTTGGTACGAGGGAAAATGGTTCCATTCGATAGTAGGACCATTAATGATGTTTACCATGTTCCTGATATTGAAAATGATGAATACACGGAGTTTTTGAGCAAGAACCTGGATTATGTTGAAGTCATTGGGATGTTGGTTCGAGCATTAGCTACCGAGGTGGTGAATAATCCGAGGTTAGATTTCATGCATTTTTATAGAGAATGGTGTAACTTCGTAACTGCGGCGTTGATGCCTTCAAGCCATGTATCAGTTCTGACTAAGGAGAGAGCAGCTCTTGTATTCGCTCTTATCACTGGGAAGTCTATAAATGTTGGTAGGGTGATTCAAGATTCTATTTTGAATTCAGTACAGAGTGCTACTGTGAGGGAACTTCCTCACCCTTCGTTGATCACGAGTCTATGTGAGAGAGCTGGTGTAAGTTGGGTAAAAGATGAAGCAATCCTTGAGCCGCAAAACACAATTCTTGGTGTGCAGAGGCCAGTAGTCAGTGAAGGTCAGGACATGCCGCTTAAGGGACCTTCACCTTCCAGGAGTGCCTCTGCTCCTCCTATCCACACACCCTTGCCCGCGCACCTGAATCTACATGAGAGGGTTACACTGATTGAGCAGAGCATGAGAAATCAGAGACGCCAGTTTGATGCTTTCTGTCAGAGGGTCGATAATTACATGGCCTACTTCATGGAATTTAATTCCTCTTTGGTTCAAATGTTTGTGGTCTGTGGGCTTAATATAGGGCCTAATGCTGTTCAGTTTCCGCAGACCCCCACTCTTCCGTCCTACCCACCAGATGATGAGGAGAACGACGATCACTGA